The following are encoded together in the Corticium candelabrum chromosome 1, ooCorCand1.1, whole genome shotgun sequence genome:
- the LOC134194936 gene encoding ribose-5-phosphate isomerase-like, with amino-acid sequence MHRTLCCAVATSTSHRALVRLFRHLGMQDAVTAAKRAAAYRAVDENIKTNQVVGIGSGSTIVYAVERIAERVKSEHLLVTCVPTSFQAVSLITSSNLILSDLNRHPELDVAIDGADEVDMQLNCIKGGGGCHTQEKLVAANANTFIVIADDRKDSKTLGEKWTKGIPIEVIPFAYVSVMKRIASLGLQPILRMATQKAGPVVTDNGNFVVDATFNEVYDWCKLQHKLICIPGVVETGLFIGMASKAYFGNADGSVRVRNKEDTA; translated from the exons ATGCATAGAACACTTTGTTGCGCCGTTGCTACAAGTACAAGTCACAGGGCATTGGTCAGATTGTTCAGGCATTTGGGCATGCAGGACGCAGTGACTGCAGCCAAACGGGCTGCTGCCTATCGAGCTGTAGACGAGAACATCAAG ACAAATCAAGTGGTCGGTATTGGAAGCGGCTCGACCATCGTGTATGCAGTCGAGAggattg CTGAACGCGTGAAATCCGAGCACTTGCTCGTCACATGCGTTCCCACCTCATTTCAA GCTGTTAGCCTCATAACGTCGTCGAACTTAATTCTTAGTGATCTGAACAGACACCCGGAG TTGGATGTTGCCATTGATGGAGCCGATGAGGTCGACATGCAGTTGAATTGCATCAAGGGAGGCGG TGGATGCcacacacaagaaaagctTGTTGCAGCCAATGCTAATACCTTTATAGTCATAGCAGACGACAG AAAGGATTCGAAGACACTTGGAGAGAAA TGGACGAAGGGAATTCCGATCGAAGTTATACCATTTGCATACGTTTCGGTCATGAAAAGGATTGCAAGTCTTGGTCTGCAACCGATTCTACGAATGGCTACCCAGAAAGCA GGCCCTGTTGTGACGGATAATGGCAACTTTGTCGTTGATGCTACATTTAACGAG GTGTATGACTGGTGCAAGTTGCAACACAAGCTCATATGCATCCCAG GCGTGGTCGAGACGGGATTGTTCATTGGCATGGCATCAAAAGCGTATTTTGGCAATGCAGATGGCAGTGTGAGAGTGAGAAACAAAGAAGACACTGCATAG
- the LOC134194928 gene encoding BRCA1-A complex subunit Abraxas 1-like, translated as MSVSFSGAFLSHFLFDVTARYKGDAEGFLLGHTASQKQKDGTAQQFSVVEEFIICKQPFSFYNKQGQVDIDELRHLLKGNSEKLIGWFRVRRSTPLQVSIRERSIHQSLQQYCSHLQHSELLFAVFTGDVSPTLATQSFAYGAWTLHGSHFIPYKPAITNLGHTGKSEYQQPAAVSLPCSSPRYQEVISSHRKRFQAEDGTLHLVTDITDLYTGMLTNMQGLCSSLNHANEEIVELRRDIEGLHEAIGRKNSETEPLRLDSSSPLL; from the exons ATGTCCGTCAGTTTCTCGGGAGCTTTTCTAAGCCACTTTTTGTTCGACGTTACAGCTAGATATAAAGGAGACGCG GAAGGTTTCTTGTTGGGGCATACGGCGTCTCAAAAGCAAAAAGATGGTACAGCACAACAATTTTCAG TTGTGGAAGAATTTATAATATGCAAACAACCGTTCAG TTTTTACAACAAGCAAGGGCAGGTTGATATCGACGAGTTAAGACATCTACTGAAAGGCAACAGTGAG AAATTGATCGGTTGGTTCCGAGTTCGCCGCTCAACTCCGCTGCAAGTCTCAATACGAGAACGAAGCATTCATCAGAGTCTACAGCAATACTGCAGCCATCTTCAACACTCCG AGCTGCTTTTTGCTGTGTTCACCGGCGACGTTTCGCCTACCCTTGCTACACAGTCGTTCGCTTATGGAGCGTGGACTTTACATGGAAG CCACTTCATTCCATACAAGCCTGCAATCACGAACTTGGGACACACGGGAAAGAGCGAATACCAACAGCCGGCGGCAGTCAGTTTACCATGCAGTTCGCCTCGTTATCAAGAAGTCATCTCATCTCACag aaAGCGGTTTCAGGCAGAAGACGGTACCTTACATCTGGTGACTGATATTACAGACCTCTATACAGGCATGTTGACAAACATGCAG GGTCTCTGTTCAAGTCTCAATCATGCAAATGAGGAGATCGTGGAGCTGAGGAGAGATATCGAGGGGCTCCATGAGGCTATTGGTAGAAAGAATAGCGAGACAGAACCACTCAGACTCGATTCCTCGTCGCCATTGCTGTGA
- the LOC134194908 gene encoding uncharacterized protein LOC134194908, translating to MAKSEALPELSLELWEKGWVIWSQQRKRARMAQFIIDHLKQSRLAQWIDITKGKFQLCNWQDLAQEWYSQKERGSDITDATSMLRKGLPRAFPGLVEIKSEAVKEGTQYVKRVFQANDILLHDVLRCALQADFHHQDVPSSSGDDEKQILHGSIRHTQSAGALIGSMTTQPKMYHGSFSQPSLPLTHGFIPGHPGLPLALSPQIGSGFSMQQEGDIAFSDIPFSQHFSSLMNKQGVNVNSPMMTDYQLASAESSSVATTRTCHADSTWSTDSAIDSIDTDEILRASLSPVTQVQSPVTVTSGQSPYRPPPFGGCLTNDLYNPAFTADCYRTGMSPIPDEDVSTLAESVSTLSDSVNDSSYPVTPQPDQSQIQVMQIKLSPKRSPLSGGEPIYLFAAGNEPFPDGPVTLIFFSVAQQMAHEVEMMRANPFTYMGAIPSHSHAEIVNLHVVFDGIPVLEDEFEYYDATPPPSDFLTGDVHQQLSQLHFLLGEVLQTANMASGSGSGGAVSQQQLSVMFQHLQSLLLFVARLGVPSLARLLLQLPHSGTALQGKGSDGLLPEEVAKTHGHLTLAQCMQNIRERAESESDTDIEEILSVLGPTVTKASDYIVAVVSALVREQRAAAELKRSTTPESKEKSRRTVEEHCIQKVVRSHLTKVQEKKYAEVVKDRNNLKTECATRQKHEQELEQENKELNSQVMSVHCDRLNLLKLVARWQMKGKELLQYISSCRKLEAQASTMREQKKQAIEERDEVRKQIGQLQEDKGALKEELNQVRKANDELMEERETMKESMQEAEALRQKYSQQSERERPMDEWKKLLADNKKLQEECHEMRMARDNSSGTISTLAQDCESLKAQVVMLKNELKAWKDEAEKMCVEDEDVVDLPSLAIHPLPSEAETDSAVGTYDGQSIGSSMLSDRSSVWSTGSSALLGETTTTATGHERPRAPRQLTRIPSLTKSKPTRHVNLGKARALADLGLQIEPAYHITNVIVGHSQELQPGDRIMEINGQPVQAASVKDLKRQLESTLKKGDLKLLVQSPFSTPSHTATDTRTSLPAQRPRSLGFQKQGSDTSLQIQKGSTKSDDATKGTLSPAVSVPFDEKLSAPRTIVIRKQESGSLGLKANGGNAVGIFVAAVSESAASRGLLRMDQLLEVNGRDVRHATTEEVILLIKDIGNDQTMQDVTVVVQYNPHKYQCLKQNLMQHDSFYIRCQMPVLSFHANDLKINFGDILHVTDSWQSESTYLAWKVNNDGTESVKGTIPNATKACESRRHADVKPYQRVSWQKAHISRPVVIIGKLAGAVRAQLLQAEPTLFEKCITRTNMGDARELRSQFERLKLVEYTQKQESEFVCVTVDDVQKVAQQHKHCLLDVSMFAISRLQAVDLPPIVISLESKSSTTPVPDLQDTHAIIRGDDIIDLSQRVSRAVAHEQLQPVWLSV from the exons ATGGCTAAGAGCGAAG CGCTTCCCGAGTTGTCTCTGGAACTGTGGGAGAAAGGATGGGTGATCTGGTCGCAGCAGCGCAAGCGTGCGCGCATGGCGCAGTTTATTATCGACCATCTGAAGCAGAGCAGACTTGCACAGTGGATTGACATCACGAAGGGCAAGTTCCAGCTGTGCAACTGGCAGGACTTGGCGCAGGAGTGGTACAGCCAGAAGGAGAGAGGGTCGGACATCACGGACGCGACGAGCATGCTGAGGAAGGGACTCCCTCGTGCATTTCCCGGTCTCGTCGAGATCAAGTCGGAGGCGGTGAAGGAGGGCACGCAGTATGTGAAGAGAGTATTCCAGGCTAACGACATCTTGTTGCATG atGTGTTGCGTTGTGCTCTACAAGCTGATTTCCACCACCAG GATGTCCCGAGCTCGTCGGGAGATGATGAGAAGCAGATCTTGCATGGTAGCATTCGGCACACTCAGTCGGCCG GCGCTCTCATTGGTTCTATGACAACTCAACCCAAG ATGTATCATGGCTCATTTTCTCAGCCTTCATTGCCTCTGACTCACGGATTCATTCCTGGACATCCCGGTCTCCCTCTTGCACTTAGCCCTCAGATCGGGTCCGGGTTTTCGATGCAACAAGAGGGAGACATAGCGTTCTCGGACATTCCTTTTA GTCAACACTTTTCAAGTCTGATGAACAAGCAGGGGGTAAACGTGAACAGTCCGATGATGACCGACTACCAACTGGCTTCAGCTGAATCGAGCAGCGTAGCCACAACACGTACATGTCATGCAGACTCAACGTGGAGCACAGACAGCGCGATTGATTCTATTGATACAGACGAGATACTGCGGGCAA GCTTATCTCCGGTTACTCAAGTCCAGAGCCCAGTCACAGTCACTTCAGGACAA TCGCCCTATCGGCCACCACCATTCGGCGGTTGCCTCACAAACGATCTCTACAATCCGGCGTTTACTGCCGACTGCTACAGGACAGGGATGAGTCCGATACCCGATGAAGACGTATCCACCCTGGCCGAATCTGTGTCCACACTGAGTGACTCTGTGAATGACTCGAGTTATCCGGTTACTCCACAGCCCGATCAATCACAAATCC AAGTGATGCAAATCAAGTTGTCACCAAAGAGAAGCCCCCTTAGT gGAGGCGAACCTATTTACTTGTTTGCAGCAGGAAACGAGCCTTTTCCTGACGGGCCAGTCACTCTCATCTTTTTCTCTGTTGCTCAGCAGATGGCGCACGAAGTCGAGATGATGAGAGCGAACCCGTTCACATACATGGGAGCCATTCCAT ctCATTCTCATGCCGAAATTGTCAATCTCCACGTTGTCTTTGATGGTATCCCGGTGTTGGAAGATGAGTTTGAGTATTATGATGCCACGCCCCCACCGTCTGACTTTTTGACGGGCGATGTTCATCAGCAGTTGTCGCAGCTTCACTTTCTGTTGGGTGAGGTTCTGCAGACGGCAAACATGGCGAGTGGAAGCGGCTCTGGAGGTGCAGTGTCACAGCAACAGCTAT CCGTCATGTTTCAACACTTACAAAGTCTACTGCTGTTCGTTGCTCGTCTGGGTGTACCATCTCTTGCTCGTCTCCTTCTTCAGCTTCCACACTCCGGAACTGCACTACAAGGAAAAGGCAGCGACGGTTTACTACCAGAAGAAGTGGCCAAAACTCACGGACATCTCACTCTGGCACAATGCATGCAAAACATCAGGGAAAG GGCTGAAAGTGAGTCGGATACAGACATTGAGGAAATACTCAGCGTGTTGGGTCCAACAGTCACCAAAGCTTCAG ATTACATTGTGGCTGTTGTGTCTGCTCTTGTTCGTGAACAACGAGCTGCAGCTGAATTGAAGCGTTCGACGACACCGGAATCTAAAGAGAAAAGTCGACGTACAGTTGAGGAGCATTGCATTCAGAAGGTAGTGAGATCACATCTCACCAAAGTGCAAGAGAAGAAATATGCAGAAGTGGTGAAGGACAGAAACAACTTGAAGACAGAATGTGCGACTAGACAGAAACACGAGCAAGAGCTGGagcaagaaaacaaagagCTGAACAGCCAAGTGATGAGCGTACATTGCGACAGACTTAACCTTCTAAAGTTGGTTGCAAGATGGCAGATGAAGGGCAAGGAATTGCTTCAATACATCTCGAGTTGTAGGAAATTAGAGGCTCAGGCTTCGACGATGAGAGAGCAGAAGAAGCAGGCAATAGAAGAGAGAGACGAAGTAAGGAAACAAATCGGGCAGTTGCAGGAGGACAAGGGAGCATTGAAGGAAGAACTGAATCAAGTACGGAAAGCGAACGACGAGCTGATGGAAGAAAGAGAGACGATGAAGGAGAGCATGCAAGAAGCAGAGGCTCTACGACAGAAGTACAGCCAGCAGAGCGAGAGAGAGCGGCCGATGGACGAATGGAAGAAATTACTAGCAGACAACAAGAAGTTACAAGAAGAATGTCATGAGATGCGGATGGCACGAGACAACAGCTCGGGAACGATCAGCACACTTGCTCAAGATTGCGAGAGCCTGAAGGCGCAGGTTGTGATGCTGAAGAACGAGCTGAAGGCGTGGAAGGACGAAGCTGAGAAGATGTGTGTGGAGGACGAAGATGTTGTTGATCTTCCGTCGCTTGCTATTCATCCGTTGCCGTCGGAAGCTGAGACTGACTCTGCGGTTGGCACTTACGATGGACAATCGATCGGCAGCTCGATGTTGTCTGACAGGTCGTCTGTCTGGTCTACTGGTAGTTCTGCTCTGTTGGGTGAGACGACTACTACTGCTACAGGACATGAACGACCAAGG GCCCCTAGGCAGTTGACGCGTATTCCATCTTTGACCAAAAGCAAACCTACCAGACATGTGAACTTAGGAAAAGCAAGAG CTCTTGCTGACCTTGGACTGCAAATTGAGCCTGCCTACCATATTACTAATGTTATAGTGGGGCATTCACAAGAACTGCAACCTGGAGACAGAATTATGGAG ATTAACGGCCAGCCAGTTCAGGCAGCCAGTGTGAAAGACCTCAAGAGGCAGCTCGAGTCAACTCTAAAGAAAGGAGATCTCAAACTTCTAGTTCAGTCGCCATTTTCAACGCCAAGCCACACTGCAACAGACACAAGAACTTCATTACCTGCACAGAGACCTCGCAGTCTTGGTTTTCAGAAGCAAGGCTCGGACACATCACTGCAGATCCAGAAGGGCTCGACTAAGAGTGATGATGCAACAAAGGGCACGTTGTCTCCTGCTGTTTCAGTTCCGTTTGATGAAAA ACTTTCAGCTCCTCGTACGATTGTGATACGCAAGCAGGAGAGCGGCAGTCTAGGATTGAAAGCCAACGGAGGCAATGCAGTTGGCATATTTGTGGCAGCTGTTAGCGAGTCAGCCGCCAGTCGAGGCTTGCTTAGGATGGACCAATTGCTTGAAGTGAATGGCAGGGATGTGAGGCATGCCACAACAGAAGAAGTAATCTTGTTGATCAAGGACATCGGCAATGATCAGACAATGCAGGACGTGACTGTTGTTGTGCAGTATAATCCACACA AGTATCAATGTCTGAAACAAAATCTAATGCAACACGACTCATTCTACATTCGCTGTCAGATGCCTGTGCTGTCCTTCCATGCAAACGACCTGAAGATCAACTTTGGTGACATCCTGCATGTCACTGACTCGTGGCAGTCTGAAAGCACATACCTTGCATGGAAAGTGAATAATGATGGAACAGAATCTGTAAAGGGAACTATTCCTAACGCAACAAA agcaTGTGAATCAAGAAGACATGCTGATGTGAAACCGTACCAGAGAGTTAGTTGGCAGAAAG CTCACATTTCACGACCCGTTGTGATCATTGGAAAGCTTGCCGGTGCTGTTAGAGCTCAGTTATTGCAGGCAGAGCCTACTCTCTTTGAGAAGTGCATCACAA GAACAAATATGGGCGATGCTCGTGAGCTACGTTCACAATTTGAGAGGCTGAAGCTGGTGGAGTATACGCAGAAGCAAGAGAGcgaatttgtttgtgtgactgttgaTGATGTCCAGAAGGTTGCTCAGCAG CACAAACATTGTCTACTCGACGTCAGCATGTTTGCCATTTCTCGACTCCAAGCTGTCGACCTTCCTCCCATCGTTATTTCTCTCGAGTCAAA GTCTTCTACTACTCCAGTGCCAGACTTACAGGATACTCATG cAATAATTCGTGGTGATGACATCATCGATCTGTCTCAGAGAGTCTCTAGAGCTGTTGCTCACGAGCAATTGCAACCCGTCTGGCTGAGTGTATGA
- the LOC134194947 gene encoding uncharacterized protein LOC134194947: MVSAWSDCLSQLQLHHVKEPKGRYVNSEDRSDIVVFDSALGVDLELDIAIAHPWSNEIEGLSATIQRAVATRRENLKIKKYDQELLPGGFRPTFVPIVLEHFGCWGEKAEDYLKKLSQLSRDEDGKPFASTFKTYWRSVFSVCLQRSNARVIDRKIKKIVSRDSHININSCK, encoded by the coding sequence atggtttcagcatggtcagactgtttgagtcaactgcaattacatcacgtaaaagaacccaaaggaaggtatgtcaattctgaagacagatcagacatagtcgtattTGATTCGGCATTGggggtggatcttgaattggatattgctatagcgcatccctggagtaatgaaatagaaggtttatcagctacaatTCAGAGAGCAgtggcaaccagaagagaaaatctgaagatcaaaaagtacgaccaggagctcttgcctggaggttttcgaccaacatttgtgcctatagttttggaacattttgggtgttggggagagaaagctgaagactatttgaagaaactgtcacagctatcaagagacgaagacggaaagccatttgcatcaaccttcaagacatactggagatctgtgttttctgtgtgtctacaacgatcaaatgctagagtgattgacagaaaaataaagaagattgtttcaagagacagccacataaacataaatagttgtaagtag
- the LOC134195704 gene encoding uncharacterized protein LOC134195704 — protein sequence MDSLCIKSAPVMEPECSEGLSPTSIFHYYSKRAIPTKGPVSWNNVGTPQAVHSEVPHIVWSLTACCYLSNCMKFLPGHSVCCMKTSLLCHLKRWFLYWQLRHFFCILNCKKNAVK from the exons ATGGATTCTCTGTGTATAAAGTCTGCTCCTGTGATGGAACCAGAATGTAGTGAAGGGCTGTCTCCAACAAGTATATTTCATTATTATTCAAAGAGAGCCATTCCTACAAAAGGACCGG TGTCATGGAATAACGTGGGAACTCCACAAGCCGTACATTCGGAAGTTCCACACATTGTCTGGTCTCTTACAGCATGCTGTTATCTCAGCAACTGCATGAAG ttCTTGCCAGGGCACTCGGTTTGCTGTATGAAGACCAGTTTACTGTGTCACCTGAAGAGGTGGTTTCTGTATTGGCAGCTGCGTCACTTCTTTTGTATCCTGAACTGCAAAAAGA ATGCTGTGAAGTGA
- the LOC134178754 gene encoding collagen triple helix repeat-containing protein 1-like has translation MRAKEGQKDSGPKGMADPPNRDVIATSVGQSASDERNQQVMMIHQKCVSGVPGVPGVPGSPGVNGSPGRDGIKGEKGMNGERGLVGDVGSKGNAGERGPQGPQGPQGPQGPRGIKGETGRKGEKGEAMTLNWKQCVWNRNDRKDSGLIQNCNFRKHDNNSALHVAYAGNLGLLCSSGWCCSRWYFTFNGNECSGPMTIEGVVYGGPADDNPAHHRQIEGYCDNIPAGQVAIEFYIGNCNKWRSTTYNGNTGWHSPSRIMIAEVPPSQK, from the exons ATGAGAGCTAAAGAGGGACAGAAGGACAGTGGTCCAAAAGGCATGGCTGACCCGCCAAATCGGGACG tcattgctacttcTGTTGGTCAAAGTGCGTcagatgagagaaatcagcaggttaTGATGATTCATCAA AAATGTGTGTCTGGAGTACCTGGAGTACCTGGAGTACCTGGATCACCTGGAGTTAATGGATCACCCGGACGAGATGGAATAAAAGGAGAAAAGGGAATGAACGGAGAGAgaggattagttggagatgtTGGCAGTAAAGGTAATGCTGGAGAAAGAGGTCCACAAGGTCCACAAGGCCCACAAGGCCCACAAGGTCCACGAGGAATAAAAGGAGAaacaggaaggaaaggagagaaaggagaagctatgacactcaactggaaacagtgtgtgtggaatAGAAATGATAGAAAGGACAGCGGTCTGATTCAG aactgtaattttaggaaacatgacaacaattcagctctacatgttgcatatgcaggaaatCTCGGGCTTCTATGCTCCAGTGGTTGGtgctgttctcgatggtattttacattcaacggtaacgagtgcagtggacctatgacTATTGAGGGAGTTGTGTATGGTGGTCCAGCTGATGATAATCCTGCCcatcacagacagattgagggatactgtgacaacattccagcaggtcaaGTCGCAATTGAATTCTACATTGGAAACTGTAACAAATGGAGATCAACAACGTATAATGGCAATACAGGCTGGCATTCACCatctcgcattatgattgcagaagttcctccatcacaaaagtaa